In Halictus rubicundus isolate RS-2024b chromosome 1, iyHalRubi1_principal, whole genome shotgun sequence, the sequence TTTGTACTTTGCATGGATTTGGCATGGATTTGAcatggatttggcatggaattgcgCCTGCAAACTTtacactcaaataccgagcctaacgCGGAAATATATAGCTCGGAATCTGTAAAcaagttttggtggcaaattcatagcaaatcaaGAACAGATTGTTTACTGggtttatattatttaaattaaactcAGCATTTATATATCGCGCTCCGATAATAGATAAAGTGTATTTTTACTTTCATGTTttggatattttattttataagtaTTTTTATAGGTGACGGTCAAAAAGTGAAGCAGCTAGATCGTCTCGTGACCAAAATGGCGGGCTTCGAGAAGCATTATCCAGTTACCGGTCAGACTTACAGCAGAAAAGTCGATGTAGAGTGCTTAAATGCGCTTAGCTCTTTAGGCTCCACTATTCATAAAGTAAGAAATCCCATAAATTTGTtcacaataatatattttacaaagAATAAGTAGAAAATTACAAATGATTCCGGTAAAATATGAATCAAAATGAGTGTTTCCAAGTTAGTTACTCTAACCAGAATAAACAGTCAATAAAAAGGTGATCTATGAGATCATAGTGCTTTAATGTTGCAGATAAGGTGTAAAAGTAGACCTAACACTTATACTGTACTCATGTGGCGCTATCGCTCTGTTATCATTCCACTGTCACTTCCAACGTTATCGACAGAGTGTAGAAATGACtgatttagaatattttctacACACGTTTGTCTAATTTAAAAATCGTGTCATTtgagaaaatacaaaaatttttatttacattgaattgcaataaatacaaatttttcttattcaTAAAATGTGCTAGGTCGGACAAAACCGAGATCAATTAAATTACTAGATTTTAGAGTCAAAATAGCTctgaatgcaaagggttaaagggtgAAAAAagtttattgaaataaaatgataatattCTTGCTTTTCCATTTAAATTCCTTTGCCACTGTGCCTTTATATCctagatttattatttaaaataataaatttatttatttttatcctaGATTTGCACGGACATCAGGCTCCTAGCAAATATGAAAGAAATCGAAGAGCCGTTCGAATCCACGCAAGTAGGATCAAGTGCTATGCCATACAAAAGGAACCCGATGCGTTCCGAGAGGACTTGCAGTATAGCCCGGTATTTGATGACTTTGTCGAACAACACGCTGCAAACAGCGGCGACACAATGGATGGAAAGGACGCTCGACGATTCAGCGAACAGAAGGATAACATTGTCGGACGCGTTCTTATCGGCGGATGCTATTGTAATGACCCTTCAAAATATCACAGAGGGTCTCGTTGTTTACCCCAAGGTCATCGCGAGGCACGTGGCCCAAGAACTGCCCTTCATGACCGCGGAAAATATAATAATGGCTATGGTGAAGGCTGGAGGCGACAGAcaggtaaaaaaaaacattatctAATCGGTGATCGAATAGCTTATGGCACTTTTTAGCAAGTTCCATTTGGAAcgtaattttttatatgaaaaacaGTTTCAAATgcacttaacactagaactaccggaagagtcaaaatgacttgctcctaattttttctgtgagaaatattgaaattataagtacgttttcataaaaaaattttttaataaacttctctatcgatgtagatatttaaacaaaactggtacgaaaactaaacaaatgcaattttgttgttattacaaGGCAGTGTCTGGCAGTTGCGTCTagtgcttggtagttctagtgttagtAATACttttctgaaatattatatttcctCTTATCCAATATCGGTCTAATATACAGTATTATTATGCatgtttaacccatttgcatcataaggaaatatgaatagaaggcctttatcaacaaactttttttttattatatttaagtacaaaaatgactacaaggaaaagaacttcatattttagcatttctattttttagctgaagaataatgatagtgaccaggaaaactgagcgtatatatacgctaatgatgcaaatgggttaatatgcgcccaaataatttgttgaataatcaaaCTCCCGATTTTGATTGAATATTTTGTGCCAGTAGTGTTTACGCATTTGTAGGAAAATTGAAGATCACATCAATATCAATAAATCCCGATCGATATCTTTCAAAATATACGATATAAATTATCCTTCTTCGGttctaaattgaaaaaagaagaaaaatatattaccTACCTGTAGTAAGCTGTAATATCCAGAACACTATTCAACGATTAAAATTGTTTCAGGTGTGCCACGAAAAAATACGAGTGCTCTCTCACGAGGCCGGCGCGCAAGTGAAGCAGCACGGTCTGGACAACGATCTAGTCGAGAGGATCAAGAATGATCCGTACTTCGCGCCGATCCTCGATCAACTGGAAACTCTACTCGATCCTTCGACATTCGTCGGTCGAGCTCCGGAGCAGGTGGTCGAATTTTTGGAAGAGGAGGTGTATCCCGTGCTCGAGAATTACAAAGGACAATTGGGCGGTCGCGTGGAGCTGAGCATTTAAAATTCCAACGTTTCCAGAGAAACGCCATAACTTCTACGATACGGGTATCCGCAGAGGACATTCtcgcaaaagaaaaaaataaaacgtgTGATAACGCGTTCGACGCTTCCATTGAAGTTTCATCGGTTTTAATTCAGCGTAAAAGATAATGTAATTAGTACAGGATTATTTTATAAGCTTCACACAAAccaaaaaaagagaaaatctgAATAAACGAAAGAgatgtagagagagagagaagaaaaacgCACTGTTCTGCAGCCGCGTGCACGCTTCCTCGACACCTGAATTTTCTCGTGGTTTTTTCCGCAGCGGGACGACACTCcttttgccatttttttttcttttgctcaCGTTTTCCGATCTACTTCTCGACAACGTAACTGCTGTGATAGCGGAATGCAGCGTAAGATGCAGTGTGTAAAGAACAGTGTGTGACAGTAGCACAGATGCGACGGTCTTAGGGGAATCGGTGATTACGGTATTTACAGGTGGGACGGACATTAAATGTCAGAGCGGGCAGAGAAAGTTCAGCAGAGACAGAAGGTAGAGCAGAATACTGAAAAAGAAAGACAGAGGCGTGAGAGCGGATCGTTTATTTGAAACACAGACGAGACCACGGTGGCAGCTGCTTCTCTCGCGGCTGACATCATCTCATGACACACGTTCACTGTCGCCAATCATTTTCAATCGATCCGACTCTCCGTTGAAAAAATATCTTAGCTCTTCTTCGTAGTGAAGGCTCGTTTTGCAGTGAACGTGTTCGGTCATGGCTCAACCCTCATAAGTCCCTCAGAAACTGAAAGATCTCCCACGATTTTCTCTTATttgcgttttcttttttctcgtatTTGTGTCGATTGCGTTTTAAGAGAATTCTCAACGAGTGCAGTCGATTAGCAACATAGTCATCGGGAGATAAAAAGAAGATTCGAGAAAGCGTGAGGAGCTCATGAGGGTCGAATGTGTCTCGCGTCTTTCGGATCGGCGAAGCAGCTGCCACGAGTTACAGAGTCACCTAAAAGTAAACGTTTCACCTGATACAGGAAACAATTGGCTGTTCGAGAATAGAAACAGTTATAGCACTTGAGAATCACAGCACGAGGGACAGAATAGACGGAGGGGTAGGGGGATTGTGTTCGCGTCGTTCATTTCGTAAGGCAGCGTTTGCTTTCCGAGTCGTGTAACGATAGACAGGGGAGACTAGActagaaaaggagagagagagagagagagaaagagagagaaaagaagagaggaaagtagatagagagagaaagagagcccgGTTCTCCTGGTCGAGAGTGACACAAAGGACTTCCGTTTTCGCTGTTACGTAGAGCATTCTTTAGCGTGTGAAAGATTATGTACAAAATTCACGGAAATCGTAGCCGAGAGACAGTGTGAAAGGAGAGAGAAGAAAACGGAAAAGAATGGAGAAGGTAGAAAAAAAGATTCAGAGCTGTAGATGAGAGATAAACAGTAGAATGCACAGGGACATGCTTGTAGTCGAGAGAAGTGAAGCGTATGACTGATCGAGGCGTGAAGAAgaattagagtaagagaagaGCGAGAGCCATTTTTAAGAGTagcagagagaaagagtataaaatatataaagtaCAATGCACAGCATTATTAGAGCATTCAATTTTCTAATAGTATCGATAAGAAGACTAGAAGGAACGTCGAGAGTTTTGGCGACGTGCGTTTGAAGAGGCGAGAGCGAAATTTGTAGTTTTAGAAGGAGCATGaacagagaagaagaagaaaagagagaaattGTAGAGAGAAGGTGAAGAAGAGAAGCCGGAGAATGCGGatagacaatttttacaaatatgtACAGAGTAAGACATGAGTGAGAGGTCTGCACAAAGAATAGATGACAGATAGAAGATAGATATAACAGATTGTAGAAACATTAAAGGTCAGCGAAGGAAAAGAGACGTAGATATGAACATAGGCGAAACATGTGTAGATCAGAAGTAGAATAGATGTAGAGTAGAAGACTAGAGAATTGAAGGAAGAAGAAAGATAAAAATCGAAGAGAAAAGTTCCGAGAAAGTAGATGGAAAGAGAAGAATTTGAAAGAAGATTGTAAAGAGAAATTTGTtcgttctgaaaaaaatttacaacgaaaaaaaatatacaaagagGGTAAAATGtacagatagaggatagaacgaGAAAGAATGAAAAGACGAACACAATGATAGGTAAGAATAGTTTTAGAAGAAAGGTAAGCATAGAATTTGAACTAGCAGAAAGACAACTAGAATTAGAAatagaagaaaaagaggaaaaaacaGATGAATAAGATAATACCAGAAGCAATTGACAGGGAAacaaatttagaaaaagaaacaTAAGAAACAGATAAATAAGATAATAACAGAAGCAATTGACAGGGAAacaaatttagaaaaagaaaaataagaaacagaTAAATAAGATAATACCAAAAGCAATTGACAGGGAAACagatttagaaaaagaaaaataagaaacagaTAAATAAGATAATACCAAAAGCAATTGACAGGGAAACagatttagaaaaagaaaaataagaaacagaTAAATAAGATAATACCAGAAGCAATTGACAGGGAAACagatttagaaaaagaaaaataagaaacagaTAAATAAGATAATACCAGAAATAATTAATAGAGAAACAAGTTTAGAATTTGTGGAAGACGAAATGCCGAAGAAATAAAGAGCATTTTAAACATGAAGAACATTATTATGTTTTAAACATAAAGTAGATTTTGAAAGGAAGTAGAGAGTGAAATTAATTAGAGTAGTGAAAAGATTGGCCTTACAAGAGCAGAAATAGAAAAAGGTAGAATGaggagaaaattttgaaaatagagTAGAAATCAAGAAAAAGAGGAGACAACAGTAAAAGACGAGTagaatgagagaaagagagaagacaAGAAAAGTCAGAACTGAGGAACAATTTACAAAGATAGTTCAGAAAAAGTTCAGAAGGATATCAGAAAAATATCAGAAAGAGATCAGAAAGAGATCAAGAAAAGGTCAGAAAAAGATCagaaaaagattagaaaaagTTTAGAAGGATAtcacaaaaaaatcagaaagaaaTCAGAAAGAGATCAGAAAGAGGTCAGAAAGAGATCAGAAAGAGATCAGACAGAGATCAGAAAGAGATCAGAAAGAGATCAGGAAGATATCAGAAAGAGATCAGAAAGAGATCAGAAAGAGATCAGAAAGAGATCAGAAAAAGATCAGAAAGAGATCAGAACAGAGGAGAAAGCTTTTTTGAAACAGTAGTATCCACTTAAGATAGAATAAGAAAATAGCAcctagaatgaaaataatatacaataataacgCAATAAATTTCAGGTACTTTGATACAagagaatacaaaaaaaaaacaatgaaattCTATTAGAAACTTCAGGAAGTAATAAAAGATCAAAAAACAAGGAGGAGAAAGTTTGtcataatgaaaaatacagcaacataaagaagaagaaagagagagagagataacaaGCAGACTAGTCGTAGGAAGAATGTAATTACAGAGTCGCAAGAGAAAGTAAGAAATAAGAGACAAAAGTATGCGAGCAAAGAGAAGCTTCAGAATGTTGAGAAATAGGAAGAAAGTGGATTTCCATCATCAAAATTCCGGTCTGTACAAATATTTCGTCGAATCATTTATCGAATTTTGAGATCGTAATACTGACAGGTATTCAGAGAGATAGTATCCAAGTAATTGTAAATGCGAAATTActggaaagaaaggaaagaactAAAGAGGCTTAGAAACTGAAAATCAAAGCGTAGAATAAGAATAAAGTTTAGAATTAGAGAGTAgaagaaaattttgtaatacgaagaaaatttatacacaGAAAGAGAAAGTTCCGAGAAAAGCATGGTACATGACAGGTCAAGCATTTG encodes:
- the Adsl gene encoding adenylosuccinate lyase; translated protein: MSATMVENGVYSDYRSPLATRYVSKEMRYNFSDQHKFSTWRKLWIYLAKAEMELGLAITPDQIAEMEARINDIDFEAVAKEEKATRHDVMAHLHVFADQCPKAAPIIHLGATSCYVGDNTDLIILRNGFDILLPKLANVLERLAKFSMDYRDLPTLGFTHLQPAQLTTVGKRASLWLHELLMDERAIRRARDDLKFRGVKGTTGTQASFLQLFNGDGQKVKQLDRLVTKMAGFEKHYPVTGQTYSRKVDVECLNALSSLGSTIHKICTDIRLLANMKEIEEPFESTQVGSSAMPYKRNPMRSERTCSIARYLMTLSNNTLQTAATQWMERTLDDSANRRITLSDAFLSADAIVMTLQNITEGLVVYPKVIARHVAQELPFMTAENIIMAMVKAGGDRQVCHEKIRVLSHEAGAQVKQHGLDNDLVERIKNDPYFAPILDQLETLLDPSTFVGRAPEQVVEFLEEEVYPVLENYKGQLGGRVELSI